The following is a genomic window from Mauremys mutica isolate MM-2020 ecotype Southern chromosome 4, ASM2049712v1, whole genome shotgun sequence.
GGCAGGACCTGGTTTGTCTGTCTAATAACTTATATGGGATTGTTTTAGTTTGGAGAAATAAACTCCCCCCTGAAGGCAGGGACTGAGATTCTGCCGCTGGTGGGAGCTTTCTTCCCTGTCCTGGCCGATGAGAGTGCCCCACCAGCTGGCGGACTCTGAACTGCCCTTTGGGCCTCCTGAAAACATCTCCACTCGAGAGCCCGTGAGCTGCGTGGGGTGGGCTCAGTCCCACTCCTACCAAGCTTTGGGTGCTGTCACCTCCACCAGGAGAGGGCTGTTGCAGGGGCACTTCTAGGGCTTAAATTCAgggccctgaaaggtcatcaggtTTGAAACACTAAGACTCATCAGTTTGCGTGCTGGCGGGGCTGACGGAGCGTTTCGCATGTTCAGAGCAGATAAACTCAGGAGTTAGCTGTCTCTTTAAACCAAGCTCCTCTCCGTTCGGCTTGGTGCTAGGCATCATGGTGCCATCTCTCAGCGTCTGGTGTTTGCCCAAGTGGCTTTGGCTGGTATTTGAGATattgtggcctagtggttagagcagggactgGGTGGCAGGActcttgagttctaatcctggcttcaACAGTgacttgctgcatgaccttgggcaactcacttaatcTGCCCGGAAAAGGGTGGGGAGGTATCATGATACCTTGCTCCCCTAACGATTAGATGGGATAAAACCCGGGGCTCCCTCTCATTCAAGGATCCCCTCATCAGGGCTTCACTCCTCCCAGGCTCAAGGGATCTCAGAACATGCTTAACGAAGCAAGGGTGTGAACCAGCATGGCCGTTGCTTAACCCACTTCCGCCTTGAGCACCAAAAGTTAGAGCTGGCTATTGATTCATATTAATGGCATGGGTCACCACACCTCCTAGCCCCCAGGGAAATCTGGTTTGTTACCTGATACCTCAGTGAGGGTGGCAGGATAGAGTCTATCCCTTCATCGCCTTTCATTTAAACAGAGCAAATAACATGGTGACGGAGGGCTTGGTGGGTTTCATCCTGTCCATCCCATTCTTAAGGTGGTCTTGTCTATCTGAAATGTTAGGAGACAGACATAAGAACCTGTCAGGTTCCATCAGCCTAGGTATGGTTTCCAGGGCTCTGTCCACTCCTGGACGTTTCTACCACTTCCTCTCCAGAGATGGTTCCATGTTACGAACTCTTCCCAATATAACTCAGAAGCGGCTTCTGTATTTCCTCACACGTATAGAATTGAACAGAAATAAACATTCATGGTTTTTTGGGtcggtttttttttgtttacttttttcttCCCCTAAATcctgaaatttcattgaaacatcAAAATGCTGCCCCGCGATCTAGAACTGGTCAAATTTACAGATTGAATCCAAAATTTGTTTGGGTCGAATATTGAAATTTTGACCCCCAAAGCCCTTGGTTGAAAGTTGGAtcgttttgaccagctctaccccATTCTCTTATGAAGCTGCAGCAGCCACCTTGTCTGCTCTTGTCCCTTCCTGTTGTCTTTTGCTTTTCATCACCGTCGTTGGATTTGGTGCCTTCAGCGTAGCAGTCTTGTAAGGAACGCCCTGCGGCAGTTGGCAGTGTCGGTAGCGATAGTCTCTGGTGAAGCTAAGCTCCTGGGTGAATGGCTTTGTACAGGTTGGACCTCCTCGCGCTGGTTTCTCCTTTCTTTACTCTTCTGCGTTACTTTTTAGGTGTTGCGATGCCAAATGAGATGCCCCCAGTGATGCCGGCagcactcccttccctgagcGACCTCCCCTTGATCGCACCTTGAGATGCCCTCCCTGAGCCCCCGTGGCCAACGGAACAACGCTGGACCATGAAGTCCCCCAATGCTGTGATCTGCAGGGAGAAGCCGGCTCTGAGCGTTTACCCTTATGGCTCTGGGCAGGGTGGCTGGGAAGAGGCCAGGGATCAGGACGTGAACTCGGCCCAGATCAACTGCACCATAAGCCACCTGGAGCAAGCTGGTAAGGGAGAATGGATGTTGGTCCAAGAAGCTGAAACCTATTACTGTAGACACTAGACATGGGCAAAGCTGTTAGATCCTCTAGCCTCAGCCCTCTCCAGCCCAAGGCTGTTCGCTAGAGACTATTCTCCAGAGCTCCGTCCAGGCCAGGTCGTAGATATCCCTAGAAACAGCTTCCCTTGGTTCTGGTCATTTGGTTTCCAGCCAACCAGATCTCAAGCCAAAAGCagctagtgatttttgggtgtcCGGCTTGAGACGCCTTAAATGTGTCTGATTTCCAGAGGacaagtgctgagcacttctctAGGGCTTCTAATGCAACCTCAGTCATGCTCTGAgacctgcacacacacagcttgccagTAGCCTCAGCAGACAGATCACTGACTGGCTGGGTCACAGAGACCTGAATTCCCTTCTCCTCCTTAGAAGCTTTCCTCTGGGTCAGAAAACACAGGCTGGGCAGCATGGCCTCACCCTGGGTTAAACAGGAGCCATCAGCCTCCGGGGATGTCAGTCTGGCAACTCATTACTCTAATTAAATCCCGATGTGTCAGCTCACACTGGCGGGGATAGACCCCTAGAGCCGTCTTTGCTTCTGGAGAAATCTGCACCAGGGGATGGGGAAATGGGCCTCTGTTATTTGAATCTTGTGATGGCCCCGGCCCTAGGGGTCAGGGCCCCACTGCACTCAGAGCCCTGAAGAGCTCTCAGACTATAGACAACAGGTGGAGAAAGCAAACAGCTGGGGGGAACGTGAGGAAGCAATGAGGTGATACTGGTCAGCATGAAAACATCagtcacagcacaccagctgcctaccCATTGGCCTTCTGCCTCTGCCCCTTCCATTCCCTtgtcccccagctcccctggaaATCTCTTGCATGGGACAGCCAGCATGCTCCTGCCACCTTGgctcttcccctctctgggtcccccagggccagctttgtTGGGTGAAGCGCTAGGGCTGACTTGCATGTGATGGTGCTTTCTCTCTTGGGCAGGTTGGTACTGGGGTCCCCTCACAGCAGCAGAGGCCAGACGCgttctctgccctgccctggaAGGCTCCTTCTTGATGCGTGACAGTTCCAGCCCAGACAACCTGCTCACCCTGTCGGTCAAAACCTCTGTTGGGCCCACCCACATCCGGATCTGCTACAGCGCCGGCCGCTTCGGCTTCGACTCGTCCGTCCTGGCCAAGCCCAAGCTCCAGAGCTTCAAGGACGCCATGGCCTTGGTCCAGTTCTACTCCCTGGCCTCGCTGAAGCAAGCCGAGCGGCTGGGGCCGCCGGAGCAGGAGACCACGTCCGTGTCCAAGGATCCGGCCATCCACCTGAAACTGATCAAGCCCCTGTACGTCTCTGTGCCGGCTTTGCAGCACCTGTGCAGGCTCATTATCAACAGGAGCACCCGGCAGGTCTCGGCCCTGCCTTTGCCTGTGAGGCTCAAGGACTACCTGCTGAAGTACCCATATGTGCTCTGAGAGACCCCCCCCCGACACCTTGCTCACCTTTCCATCCTACTCTGGCAAAACATGGTGCTTTCCCCACAACCCACTCCGCTCCGGCACCAGCGCTGATGGACTCCAAAGGGTCCCTGGCGTTGCTCAGCTGGAGTGCTGCAGTGCGTGGCCTCGGGGTCAGGTACAAGTGTGAGGGGCTGAGCGAAAGGCAGGGGTCTCCGGAGCTCAGATCGAAGCAGGCCGGGGGCAGAAAgcgtgttttggggttttttcaggCTCTGTCGTCCCTAGCTAGGGACGCTAATAAAAATTAATTGTACTATTTTTGTTCTCCCATGGCTACATCTTTGCACTGACTTCGGCTTGCTTCACTGCTTGCTTCACTTGGGCAGGGCTTCCATTCTGGCTGTTAAGGGGAGAGGGTGGGTTGGTTTGAGTAGGATTTGTTGGGGTTTCTTTAATATAACCAAGTCCTGATACACATCTggggctgtgattttttttttccagaagcgACTGATGATTTTTTagggcccaacttgagacaccgtAAAGGGGCCTGATAGAGGGTGGGTGCTTGGCGCTGCCTGGAAATCAGGCCTCTTTTAAGGCGTCTCCAGCTGTGCACCCAGAATCACTGGTCACTATGGGAAAATCTTGACCTGGGTTTCCCTAGG
Proteins encoded in this region:
- the LOC123369676 gene encoding suppressor of cytokine signaling 2-like — encoded protein: MKSPNAVICREKPALSVYPYGSGQGGWEEARDQDVNSAQINCTISHLEQAGWYWGPLTAAEARRVLCPALEGSFLMRDSSSPDNLLTLSVKTSVGPTHIRICYSAGRFGFDSSVLAKPKLQSFKDAMALVQFYSLASLKQAERLGPPEQETTSVSKDPAIHLKLIKPLYVSVPALQHLCRLIINRSTRQVSALPLPVRLKDYLLKYPYVL